TCCCTGTTTTTTCTGTAATCCCGGAAAGAAGTGAAGTAATTTTTCTTAATCCTAATTCGCCAATCACAAAAAGGTCGATATCACTATGTGATTTCTCCTTTTTACTGGCAATCGATCCGAAAATAAAAGCAAATTCGATATTTTTACTTTGCTTTAGAGCTTTTGATAAAATTTTATTTACTCCAATCGTTTTCTCAACTATTTTACAAATGTCTTTATATAAAGGATGTAATTTATTTGCTTCATAGTAACTGCGATTTCCATCGATTCGTTTAATGATCAAATCTAATTTCGACAGTTTTTTTAATTCTCTCTGAACAGTTCCGATCGTAAATCCTGATCTTCGTTCAATTTCTCTCAAGTGGAGTGCTTTGTCATCTTGATCAAACAATAACCTGAAAACTTCTGATCGAATTTTCGAGGATAAAATTTCTGCTAACATAATGTATCCTTTTTGCATACAATTGTATGCTTTATGCATACGAAAAGACAATTCCTTTTTGGAATTCTATTTGTCAACTACTAATTCGTATTACAACTCTCAAATTTAAACTTCTTGACGATTTTTTCTGTCAAGAGAATCAAACACAAAAAATGAAATAAGAAATGAAAGGTGAGTCGTGAATAATTCTAAAATCATTTTTACGGATCTGGATAGAACTTTGTTGAAAGATGATAATTCCTTATCAGAAAAGAATCTGGAAGCGTTATTAAAAATTCAGGAAAGAAAAATAATAACCGTAATCGCAACCGGCAGAAATATTCTATCTGCAAAACGGGTTCTAACAGATGATTTACCGTTTGACTACCTGATCTTTTCGTCAGGTGCGGGAATTATCGATTGGAAATCGAAAAAAGTGATTTA
This genomic interval from Candidatus Cloacimonadota bacterium contains the following:
- a CDS encoding toxin-antitoxin system toxin subunit → MHKAYNCMQKGYIMLAEILSSKIRSEVFRLLFDQDDKALHLREIERRSGFTIGTVQRELKKLSKLDLIIKRIDGNRSYYEANKLHPLYKDICKIVEKTIGVNKILSKALKQSKNIEFAFIFGSIASKKEKSHSDIDLFVIGELGLRKITSLLSGITEKTGRDINPHIFSKDEFIQRITNNDHFITNIMQNDKIFLIGEENEFRKLVE